Proteins encoded by one window of Sus scrofa isolate TJ Tabasco breed Duroc chromosome 12, Sscrofa11.1, whole genome shotgun sequence:
- the CD79B gene encoding B-cell antigen receptor complex-associated protein beta chain isoform X1: MAGPALSPGLSNWLVLLLLLLSGETVLEAETKELRDPKGGACSRIWQHPRFVARKRGSMVEIRCYVEDPGIVSWLRKQEADLEPKIFPPEEGRIIQNQTTSEATLIIQGVQFQDNGVYYCKQECSKEPLRTEQGCGTELRVMGFSTLAQLKRRNTLKDGIIMIQTLLIILFIIVPIFLLLDKVTGTGGPGSSRRAGQTCAGSPFPQSLPADSPRQLLLRASALLAECTSPLTSHLLPLTSHRGQSPGASAAWPSGGGGGDTNALLSILTRQDDSKPGMEEDHTYEGLDIDQTATYEDIVTLRTGEVKWSVGEHPGQE; the protein is encoded by the exons ATGGCGGGGCCCGCGCTGTCTCCCGGGCTCAGCAACTGgttggtgctgctgctgctgctcctctcaG GTGAGACGGTGCTGGAGGCCGAAACAAAGGAACTCCGGGATCCCAAAG GAGGCGCTTGCTCCCGGATCTGGCAGCACCCACGTTTCGTGGCCAGGAAACGGGGCTCCATGGTGGAAATCAGGTGCTACGTGGAGGACCCCGGCATCGTAAGCTGGCTCCGGAAGCAGGAGGCGGACTTGGAGCCCAAGATATTTCCGCCCGAAGAGGGCCGCATCATCCAGAATCAGACCACCTCCGAGGCCACTCTCATCATCCAGGGTGTCCAGTTTCAGGACAACGGTGTCTATTACTGCAAGCAGGAGTGCTCCAAGGAGCCCCTGAGGACAGAGCAGGGCTGTGGCACTGAGCTTCGGGTCATGG GGTTCAGCACCCTGGCACAGCTGAAGCGGCGGAACACGCTGAAGGATGGCATCATCATGATCCAGACCCTGCTCATCATCCTCTTCATCATCGTGCCCATCTTCCTGCTCCTGGACAAGGTGACGGGGACAGGGGGGCCGGGAAGCAGCCGGAGGGCAGGCCAGACGTGCgcggggtctccgtttccccagAGCCTGCCCGCTGACTCGCCTCGTCAGCTACTCCTTCGTGCGTCAGCTCTTCTTGCGGAGTGCACCTCACCCCTGACCTCTCACCTTTTACCTCTCACCTCTCACCGGGGCCAATCTCCTGGGGCCTCCGCAGCCTGGCCCAgcggtggagggggtggggatacTAACGCTCTGCTCTCCATCCTTACCCGCCAGGACGACAGCAAGCCTGGGATGGAAGAGGATCACACCTACGAG GGCCTGGACATTGACCAGACAGCCACTTACGAGGACATAGTGACACTGCGGACAGGGGAGGTGAAGTGGTCGGTGGGTGAGCACCCTGGCCAGGAGTGA
- the CD79B gene encoding B-cell antigen receptor complex-associated protein beta chain precursor (The RefSeq protein has 2 substitutions compared to this genomic sequence): MAGPALSPGPSNWLVLLLLLLSGETVLEAETKELRDPKGGACSRIWQHPRFVARKRGSMVEIRCYVEDPGIVSWLRKQEADLEPKIFPPEEGRIIQNQTTSEATLIIQGVQFQDNGVYYCKQECSKEPLRTEQGCGTELRVMGFSTLAQLKRRNTLKDGIIMIQTLLIILFIIVPIFLLLDKDDSKPGMEEDHTYEGLDIDQTATYEDIVTLRTGEVKWSVGEHPGQG, from the exons ATGGCGGGGCCCGCGCTGTCTCCCGGGCTCAGCAACTGgttggtgctgctgctgctgctcctctcaG GTGAGACGGTGCTGGAGGCCGAAACAAAGGAACTCCGGGATCCCAAAG GAGGCGCTTGCTCCCGGATCTGGCAGCACCCACGTTTCGTGGCCAGGAAACGGGGCTCCATGGTGGAAATCAGGTGCTACGTGGAGGACCCCGGCATCGTAAGCTGGCTCCGGAAGCAGGAGGCGGACTTGGAGCCCAAGATATTTCCGCCCGAAGAGGGCCGCATCATCCAGAATCAGACCACCTCCGAGGCCACTCTCATCATCCAGGGTGTCCAGTTTCAGGACAACGGTGTCTATTACTGCAAGCAGGAGTGCTCCAAGGAGCCCCTGAGGACAGAGCAGGGCTGTGGCACTGAGCTTCGGGTCATGG GGTTCAGCACCCTGGCACAGCTGAAGCGGCGGAACACGCTGAAGGATGGCATCATCATGATCCAGACCCTGCTCATCATCCTCTTCATCATCGTGCCCATCTTCCTGCTCCTGGACAAG GACGACAGCAAGCCTGGGATGGAAGAGGATCACACCTACGAG GGCCTGGACATTGACCAGACAGCCACTTACGAGGACATAGTGACACTGCGGACAGGGGAGGTGAAGTGGTCGGTGGGTGAGCACCCTGGCCAGGAGTGA